In Pseudomonas poae, a single genomic region encodes these proteins:
- a CDS encoding VWA domain-containing protein has translation MSRPLLFLRPAAQGFAVTLLVALAGCGLSSSRDVAKPSEAAPVSELQSEPVHGVLSKRMALPAPMTTRLVMQESAAMAYRSEPREQYKNLPDNPVHRVAETPVSTFSVDVDTGSYANVRRFLNQGRLPPEGAVRLEEMVNYFPYSYALPTDGSPFGVTTEVAATPWNPHTQLLRIGIKASDRAVADLAPANLVFLVDVSGSMDRREGLPLVKSTLKLLVDQLRDQDRVSLVVYAGESRVVLTPTSGRDKTKIRNAIDQLTAGGSTAGASGIELAYQMAREGFIDKGINRILLATDGDFNVGVSDFDSLKQMAVDQRKSGVSLTTLGFGVDNYNEHLMEQLADAGDGNYAYIDNLREARKVLVEQLSSTLAVVARDVKLQVEFNPARVSEYRLLGYENRALKREDFNNDKVDAGEIGAGHTVTALYEIVPKGEKGWLEPLRYAAAPAAEEKTGELAMLRVRFKPATGGDSQLIERPISDVTRKPSDDLRFAAAVAAFAQQLKSDGRYTGSMSLRDTAALARSARGDDPFGLRNEFVQLVELAQSLKR, from the coding sequence ATGTCCCGTCCTTTGCTCTTCCTGCGTCCTGCTGCCCAGGGCTTTGCCGTTACCTTGCTGGTGGCGCTGGCCGGGTGTGGGCTGTCTTCTTCGCGTGATGTGGCCAAGCCGTCCGAGGCGGCGCCTGTTTCCGAGCTGCAAAGCGAACCGGTGCACGGTGTGCTGAGCAAGCGCATGGCGTTACCTGCACCGATGACCACGCGCCTGGTGATGCAGGAATCGGCAGCCATGGCGTATCGCAGCGAACCGCGCGAGCAATACAAAAACCTGCCCGACAACCCAGTGCATCGCGTGGCCGAAACGCCGGTGTCCACGTTCAGCGTCGACGTCGACACAGGCAGCTATGCGAACGTAAGACGCTTCCTCAACCAAGGCCGCCTGCCGCCCGAGGGCGCTGTGCGACTGGAAGAAATGGTCAACTACTTTCCCTACAGCTACGCGTTGCCTACCGATGGCTCGCCTTTTGGCGTGACCACCGAAGTCGCCGCTACGCCGTGGAACCCGCACACCCAATTGCTGCGTATCGGCATCAAGGCGTCCGACCGCGCCGTGGCGGACCTGGCGCCGGCCAACCTGGTATTCCTGGTGGATGTGTCCGGCTCCATGGACCGTCGCGAAGGCTTGCCGCTGGTGAAAAGTACGCTGAAATTGCTGGTGGATCAGTTGCGCGATCAGGACCGTGTTTCGCTTGTGGTGTACGCCGGTGAATCGCGAGTAGTGCTCACACCCACCTCGGGCCGCGACAAGACCAAGATCCGCAACGCCATCGACCAACTCACCGCTGGCGGCTCGACTGCAGGTGCATCGGGCATCGAGCTGGCTTACCAGATGGCCCGTGAAGGCTTTATCGACAAGGGTATCAACCGCATCCTGCTGGCCACCGACGGTGACTTCAACGTGGGCGTCAGCGACTTCGACAGCCTCAAGCAGATGGCCGTGGACCAGCGCAAAAGCGGCGTATCGCTGACCACCCTGGGTTTCGGTGTGGATAACTACAACGAACACCTGATGGAGCAACTGGCCGATGCCGGCGACGGTAACTACGCCTATATCGACAACCTGCGCGAAGCCCGCAAGGTGTTGGTGGAGCAACTCAGCTCGACCCTGGCGGTGGTGGCGCGGGATGTGAAGTTACAGGTGGAATTCAACCCTGCACGGGTCAGTGAATATCGTCTGCTTGGTTATGAAAACCGTGCGTTGAAGCGTGAGGATTTTAATAACGACAAGGTCGACGCGGGTGAAATCGGTGCAGGGCATACGGTTACTGCGCTGTACGAAATCGTGCCGAAGGGCGAGAAGGGGTGGTTGGAACCTTTGCGTTACGCTGCTGCGCCTGCGGCCGAGGAAAAAACCGGCGAGTTGGCGATGCTGCGTGTGCGTTTCAAGCCTGCGACGGGCGGTGACAGCCAGTTGATCGAGCGTCCCATCAGTGATGTAACGCGCAAACCTAGCGACGATCTGCGCTTTGCCGCAGCCGTGGCAGCCTTCGCCCAACAGCTCAAGAGCGATGGCCGCTACACTGGCAGCATGAGTTTGCGCGACACCGCCGCACTGGCCCGCTCGGCCCGAGGCGATGACCCGTTCGGACTGCGTAATGAGTTTGTGCAATTGGTGGAGCTGGCCCAGAGCCTCAAGCGTTGA
- a CDS encoding DUF4810 domain-containing protein, with amino-acid sequence MSKAVKLALMLTATAVVAGCHTAPQPLYQWESYQPQVYEYFKGEPKEAQVEALERDLQKINASGRKAPPGYHAHLGMLYLSMGKDDQMVQEFRTEKALFPESASYMDFLLKNAKTGVATK; translated from the coding sequence ATGAGCAAGGCAGTCAAGTTGGCGCTGATGCTGACAGCAACCGCAGTAGTCGCCGGGTGCCATACGGCGCCCCAGCCCCTGTATCAATGGGAAAGCTACCAGCCGCAGGTGTATGAGTACTTCAAGGGTGAGCCCAAGGAGGCGCAGGTCGAGGCATTGGAGCGCGATCTGCAGAAGATCAACGCCAGTGGTCGCAAGGCCCCGCCCGGCTACCACGCCCACCTGGGCATGCTGTACCTGAGCATGGGCAAGGATGACCAGATGGTGCAGGAGTTCCGCACCGAGAAGGCGCTGTTCCCCGAGTCCGCCTCGTACATGGACTTCTTGCTGAAAAACGCCAAGACCGGAGTCGCCACTAAATGA
- a CDS encoding curli production assembly protein CsgG: MKTLSKILLSGLTAAALLTVAGCATESNRALPVEQVASANVAYSGVRVPIAVGKFDNRSSYMRGIFSDGVDRLGGQAKTILITHLQQTNRFSVLDRDNMGEISQEAAIKGTVQKLKGADYVVTGDVTEFGRKETGDRQLFGILGRGKTQVAYAKVALNIVNISTSEVVYSTQGAGEYALSNREVVGFGGTASYDSTLNGKVLDLAMREAINRLVDGINAGAWNPRN, from the coding sequence GTGAAAACACTGTCCAAAATCCTGCTGTCGGGCCTCACCGCCGCAGCGCTGTTGACCGTGGCCGGTTGCGCCACGGAGAGCAACCGCGCGTTGCCGGTGGAACAAGTTGCCAGCGCCAACGTGGCTTATTCGGGCGTACGCGTACCGATTGCCGTGGGCAAGTTCGATAACCGCTCCAGCTACATGCGCGGCATCTTCTCTGACGGCGTCGACCGCCTCGGTGGCCAGGCCAAGACCATCCTGATCACTCACCTGCAGCAGACCAACCGCTTCAGCGTGCTGGACCGCGACAACATGGGCGAAATCTCCCAGGAAGCCGCGATCAAAGGCACCGTGCAGAAGCTCAAGGGCGCTGACTACGTAGTGACCGGGGACGTGACCGAGTTCGGCCGCAAAGAAACCGGTGACCGCCAGCTGTTCGGCATCCTCGGCCGTGGCAAGACCCAAGTGGCCTACGCCAAAGTCGCGTTGAATATCGTCAACATCAGCACCTCTGAAGTGGTGTATTCCACCCAAGGCGCCGGTGAGTACGCGCTGTCCAACCGTGAAGTGGTCGGCTTTGGCGGCACCGCCAGCTACGACTCCACCCTCAATGGCAAGGTCCTCGACCTGGCCATGCGCGAAGCCATCAACCGCCTTGTCGACGGCATCAACGCCGGCGCCTGGAACCCGCGCAACTGA
- the lepB gene encoding signal peptidase I: MKPAKLSLQAFLMSCLVAGWGLVYVGRIKWAIWVAAFMYTGVVLLGVFGLSASPVGLYVLFGFIVTVKLASAIVSAVLARRYNGPPDVPRKRFHALYVGVLIVITFVLMEVLRVPLMGFKNYYIPTGSMSPTVSVGDYIVTDLKPGTPQVGDIVVYRWNGTEAIKRVAGVGGDTLAIVNGELIRNGENLGLFHAPADRVEGPASMTLAPVKVEPGHVYLLGDNRYNSNDSRFMGQVAVEDVVGKVTGIWFSEDRSRIGTRFP; encoded by the coding sequence ATGAAACCCGCAAAACTCTCCCTGCAAGCCTTTCTGATGTCCTGCCTGGTGGCGGGCTGGGGCCTGGTCTACGTGGGCCGCATCAAATGGGCGATTTGGGTCGCTGCGTTCATGTACACCGGCGTGGTGTTGCTCGGCGTGTTTGGCCTGAGTGCGTCGCCCGTCGGGCTCTACGTTCTCTTCGGGTTTATTGTCACGGTCAAGCTTGCGTCGGCGATCGTGTCGGCAGTGTTGGCCCGTCGCTACAACGGCCCGCCGGATGTGCCGCGTAAACGTTTCCATGCGCTGTATGTCGGTGTGCTGATCGTGATCACCTTCGTTTTGATGGAGGTGTTGCGAGTACCGCTGATGGGGTTCAAGAACTACTACATCCCGACTGGCTCAATGTCGCCGACGGTGTCGGTAGGTGACTACATCGTGACCGATCTCAAGCCCGGTACGCCCCAGGTTGGCGATATCGTGGTGTACCGCTGGAACGGTACCGAGGCGATCAAGCGTGTGGCGGGTGTTGGCGGCGATACCTTGGCTATCGTCAACGGTGAGCTGATCCGCAACGGCGAAAACCTCGGGTTGTTTCATGCGCCCGCAGACCGGGTGGAAGGCCCGGCGTCAATGACGCTTGCACCGGTCAAGGTCGAACCCGGGCATGTCTATCTGCTGGGCGATAACCGCTACAACAGCAACGACAGCCGCTTCATGGGGCAAGTGGCGGTCGAGGACGTGGTGGGCAAAGTGACGGGGATCTGGTTTTCCGAAGATCGCTCGCGAATCGGCACCCGGTTTCCCTGA
- a CDS encoding DUF1911 domain-containing protein — MIRATLGDEQYWSDRKAKDLQWIERASKTLAEPSANPAYRAQFAFDFAKDNLRAAVRTYSRGDNVAEMAAYFPGVLDAWELSNAVADKFCAENTLQTCRDWRFELTDLNHYIWCFWLVGLALALSVPRAQWLRLVALIGEGGQDVLLDRVIASQEPERVIGDTMLHAKPYARLLKAIDAPPDQQAALLQAFVDHWYVELNRRGKQQPWWYVYGDPVKHPLEMGSYFGRWCFEAVAAVKVFGLDDQGCIGHEHYPGDLLHASNEISTPARTEAKPGWWSRLLGKCRE; from the coding sequence ATGATTCGCGCAACGTTGGGAGATGAGCAGTACTGGAGCGACCGCAAGGCCAAGGACCTGCAGTGGATAGAGCGCGCCAGCAAAACCCTGGCAGAACCTTCGGCCAACCCGGCGTATCGGGCGCAATTTGCATTCGACTTCGCAAAAGACAATTTGCGTGCAGCGGTGAGAACCTACTCGCGGGGAGACAATGTTGCTGAGATGGCCGCTTATTTTCCCGGTGTCCTGGATGCATGGGAGTTGTCCAACGCTGTCGCTGATAAGTTTTGCGCCGAGAACACGCTTCAGACGTGTCGGGACTGGCGTTTCGAACTGACGGATTTGAACCATTACATCTGGTGTTTCTGGCTGGTGGGTTTGGCGCTTGCTCTTTCTGTGCCGCGCGCGCAGTGGCTGCGTTTGGTTGCCTTGATTGGCGAGGGTGGACAGGATGTTCTCCTGGACCGTGTCATTGCGTCCCAGGAGCCCGAGCGGGTCATCGGGGACACAATGCTTCACGCCAAGCCTTATGCGCGACTGCTCAAGGCAATTGATGCGCCACCTGATCAACAGGCTGCTCTGTTACAGGCGTTCGTGGACCATTGGTACGTGGAGTTGAACCGACGTGGCAAACAGCAACCCTGGTGGTACGTCTACGGTGACCCCGTAAAACATCCACTTGAGATGGGCAGCTACTTCGGGCGGTGGTGCTTTGAAGCCGTGGCGGCGGTGAAGGTATTTGGACTGGATGATCAAGGCTGCATCGGGCATGAGCACTACCCCGGCGATCTGCTTCACGCCAGCAACGAGATTTCAACGCCGGCCCGTACTGAGGCGAAGCCGGGGTGGTGGTCACGGCTGCTGGGCAAGTGCCGCGAATGA